From Nguyenibacter vanlangensis, one genomic window encodes:
- the istA gene encoding IS21 family transposase: MTEEKSMISALSGTMRGTGMLQPEEVAAMMRLHGLGWGAKRLAREFGCSRNTARRYVRAGGAIAYRQPERRSAFDGLDDWLRERFFRHDGNADVIRQELASEHGIVIGLRSVELKVRPWRRELLARKRATVRFETPPGRQLQIDFGETRVWIGDERLRVYLFVATLGYSRRLHIRASLRQGQADWFAGMEGAFLRFGGVPAEILLDNAKALVEHHDATTREVRFNGRLHAFARYWGFAPRACAPYRARTKGKDERGVGYVKKNAVAGRRFANWAMFEAHLDQWTREIADRRVHGTTGVAPSERFAGEAEALRPLGGRAPFGQLRDLVRKVQADCAIDLDTNSYSVPWRLIGESVQIVVLGGRVVVRHAGQVVADHPLCAGRRQRIVDRSHLAGVVGGPAANGPSLAGLPTPLPDLLRPLAEYEAVAGGAW, translated from the coding sequence ATGACGGAAGAAAAGAGCATGATTTCCGCATTGTCTGGAACGATGCGGGGAACGGGGATGCTGCAACCCGAGGAGGTTGCCGCGATGATGCGGCTGCACGGGCTTGGCTGGGGAGCCAAGCGGCTGGCGCGGGAGTTTGGCTGTTCGCGGAACACGGCGCGACGATATGTCCGTGCTGGCGGGGCGATCGCGTATCGGCAGCCTGAGCGGCGGTCGGCGTTCGATGGTCTGGACGATTGGCTTCGGGAGCGGTTCTTCCGGCACGACGGCAATGCCGACGTGATCCGCCAGGAACTGGCGAGCGAGCATGGGATCGTCATTGGGCTTCGCTCGGTCGAGTTGAAGGTCCGGCCGTGGCGGCGGGAGTTATTGGCCCGGAAGCGGGCGACGGTTCGCTTCGAGACGCCGCCTGGGCGGCAGTTGCAGATCGATTTCGGCGAGACGCGGGTGTGGATCGGCGATGAGCGGCTGCGGGTGTATCTGTTCGTGGCGACGCTCGGCTATTCGCGCCGCCTGCATATCCGCGCGTCGCTGAGGCAGGGACAGGCGGACTGGTTCGCGGGCATGGAGGGCGCATTCCTGCGGTTCGGCGGGGTTCCGGCGGAGATCCTGCTCGATAATGCCAAAGCTCTGGTCGAGCATCACGACGCGACGACGCGGGAGGTTCGTTTCAATGGGCGGCTGCACGCCTTTGCGCGGTATTGGGGCTTTGCGCCGCGTGCCTGCGCGCCGTATCGCGCCCGGACCAAGGGCAAGGACGAGCGCGGGGTCGGCTACGTCAAGAAGAACGCGGTCGCGGGACGGCGTTTCGCGAACTGGGCGATGTTCGAGGCGCATCTTGACCAATGGACGCGCGAGATTGCCGACCGGCGCGTGCATGGCACGACGGGCGTTGCACCGTCGGAGCGTTTCGCCGGCGAGGCCGAGGCCCTGCGCCCGCTCGGTGGACGCGCGCCGTTCGGCCAGTTGCGCGATCTGGTGCGCAAGGTTCAGGCCGATTGCGCGATCGACCTGGACACCAACAGCTACTCCGTGCCGTGGCGGCTGATCGGCGAGAGCGTCCAGATTGTGGTGCTGGGCGGACGCGTCGTCGTGCGTCATGCCGGGCAGGTCGTGGCGGATCATCCGCTTTGCGCGGGACGCCGGCAGCGGATCGTCGATCGCTCCCATCTCGCCGGCGTGGTCGGCGGACCGGCCGCGAACGGCCCATCACTTGCCGGGCTACCGACCCCGTTGCCCGACCTGCTCCGGCCGCTGGCCGAATATGAGGCTGTCGCGGGAGGGGCCTGGTGA
- the istB gene encoding IS21-like element helper ATPase IstB, whose amino-acid sequence MAGVDHAALVGMLDRLKLTAIRDQLDTLLDEAARSDMTLREALAFLVGREIARRDERRIAMASKMAQFPFVRELDGFEFDAQPSLDPRQVRDLAECRWVAHGDTILLLGPPGTGKTHLAVALGREAIRRNYSVQFVTAATLVAMLAKAHADGALDKQLALLSRPKLLIIDELGYLPFEANAAHLFFQLVSRRYERGSILLTSNRSVGEWGEVFGDPVVATAILDRLLHHSTVITIRGDSYRLREKRRSGLLQKAGASIREAETTTS is encoded by the coding sequence ATGGCGGGCGTGGACCATGCGGCATTGGTCGGGATGCTGGACCGGCTCAAGCTGACGGCGATCCGCGACCAGCTGGACACGCTGCTCGACGAGGCGGCGCGCTCGGACATGACGTTACGCGAGGCACTGGCATTCCTGGTCGGGCGCGAGATCGCGCGACGCGACGAGCGCCGCATCGCCATGGCGAGCAAGATGGCGCAGTTCCCGTTCGTGCGGGAACTCGACGGCTTCGAGTTCGACGCCCAGCCGTCCCTCGATCCCCGGCAGGTCCGCGATCTGGCCGAGTGCCGCTGGGTCGCGCACGGCGATACGATCCTGCTGCTGGGGCCGCCGGGAACGGGGAAGACGCATCTGGCCGTGGCGCTCGGGCGCGAGGCGATCCGGCGAAACTACAGCGTGCAGTTCGTCACCGCCGCGACATTGGTCGCCATGCTGGCCAAGGCGCATGCGGACGGCGCGCTGGACAAGCAACTGGCGCTCCTATCGCGACCGAAGCTGCTGATCATCGACGAACTGGGCTATCTGCCGTTCGAAGCCAACGCCGCGCATCTGTTTTTCCAGCTCGTCTCAAGGCGCTACGAGCGCGGCTCGATCCTGCTGACCTCCAATCGCTCGGTCGGAGAATGGGGCGAGGTCTTCGGCGACCCGGTGGTGGCCACCGCCATCCTGGACCGCCTGCTGCACCATTCCACCGTGATCACCATCCGCGGCGACAGCTACCGTCTGCGGGAGAAACGACGCTCCGGCCTTCTGCAGAAGGCCGGAGCGTCCATCAGAGAAGCCGAGACAACCACATCATGA
- a CDS encoding TetR/AcrR family transcriptional regulator: MTQDIRAGNRGRPRAFDEAEFLNSAIALFSASGFSGVGISELTKATGLTVGSVYKAYQDKEGVFAKALEHYIALREAHIATIFEQAENARARIEGLLRLYVDLSKGRDGRLGCLIVAGIADIDQVGQAADILRAQISSRRTMLSRLVEEGQRDGSIAAKGDACAIATVLLALLQGMRVVGKAGEFTEDGEIFVARALRILD; the protein is encoded by the coding sequence ATGACACAGGACATTCGAGCGGGAAACCGGGGGCGCCCGCGCGCCTTCGATGAAGCGGAATTCCTGAACAGCGCGATCGCGCTGTTCAGTGCGTCCGGCTTCTCAGGCGTCGGCATCAGCGAATTGACCAAGGCGACGGGCCTGACGGTCGGCAGCGTCTACAAGGCCTATCAGGATAAGGAGGGCGTGTTCGCCAAAGCGCTCGAACACTATATCGCGCTGCGCGAGGCCCATATCGCGACGATCTTCGAACAGGCGGAAAATGCCCGCGCCAGGATCGAGGGCCTCCTCAGGCTCTATGTCGATCTCAGTAAAGGCCGGGACGGCAGGCTGGGTTGCCTGATCGTCGCCGGGATCGCCGATATCGATCAGGTCGGCCAGGCAGCCGACATCCTGCGTGCGCAAATCTCCTCACGGCGGACGATGCTGAGCCGGCTGGTTGAAGAAGGGCAACGTGACGGATCGATCGCGGCGAAGGGCGATGCCTGCGCGATAGCCACGGTTCTACTCGCTCTGCTGCAGGGCATGCGCGTTGTCGGCAAGGCAGGTGAGTTCACCGAGGATGGCGAAATCTTCGTCGCACGCGCCCTCAGGATACTGGACTGA
- a CDS encoding KGG domain-containing protein yields the protein MNFTEIYHSPIARAADSRGGGGAEHNPGNFAQDREKAAEAGRKGGQHSHGGGGAEHNPGNFAQDREKAAEAGRKGGQHSHGGGGAEHNPGNFAQDHEKAVEAGRKGGHASHKGE from the coding sequence ATGAATTTCACGGAAATTTACCATTCGCCCATCGCGCGCGCGGCCGACAGCCGCGGTGGCGGCGGTGCAGAGCATAACCCGGGCAATTTCGCCCAGGATCGCGAAAAGGCGGCAGAGGCCGGTCGCAAGGGCGGCCAGCACAGCCATGGCGGCGGCGGTGCCGAGCATAATCCCGGCAATTTCGCTCAGGATCGCGAAAAGGCGGCAGAGGCCGGCCGCAAGGGCGGCCAGCACAGCCATGGCGGCGGCGGTGCCGAGCACAATCCCGGCAATTTTGCCCAGGATCATGAAAAAGCGGTAGAAGCCGGCCGTAAGGGCGGCCACGCATCCCATAAGGGCGAGTAA
- a CDS encoding aldo/keto reductase — protein sequence MQYRTLGRTGIKVSPYCLGAMMFGKLANPDHDDCIQIVHKALDFGINFIDTADRYSAGESEEIVGKALKGRRDRIVLATKVHGPMGDDPNMQGNSRRWITSAVEGSLRRLQTDYIDLYQIHRPAPDTDIEETLSVLTDLMRAGKVRAIGSSTFPVSEIVEAQWVAERRGLGRFRTEQPPYSILDRGIERDMLPTCQRYGMGVLVWSPLSKGMLTGRYRKGQPLPDSLRVKVFPKQMSDERSLDAIEQLIPIAQGAGLSLTHMALGFVMAHPAVTSAILGPRTQQQLDDLLAGAEVRLSDDVLDQIDQVVPPGADIGVNEANYQPPAVKQASLRRRPIAERKAA from the coding sequence ATGCAATACCGCACGCTCGGTCGCACCGGGATCAAGGTCAGCCCCTACTGCCTGGGCGCGATGATGTTTGGAAAATTGGCCAATCCCGATCACGATGACTGCATCCAGATCGTTCACAAGGCCTTGGATTTCGGCATCAACTTTATCGACACCGCCGATCGCTACAGCGCTGGAGAATCCGAGGAGATCGTTGGCAAAGCCCTCAAGGGACGGCGTGACCGCATCGTGCTCGCCACCAAGGTGCATGGCCCGATGGGCGACGATCCGAATATGCAGGGGAACTCGCGGCGGTGGATCACCTCCGCGGTGGAGGGCTCTCTGCGCCGCCTGCAGACCGACTATATCGACCTCTACCAGATTCACCGCCCGGCGCCGGACACTGATATCGAGGAAACCCTGTCGGTTCTCACCGATCTGATGCGCGCGGGCAAGGTACGCGCGATCGGCAGCTCGACCTTTCCCGTATCCGAAATCGTCGAGGCCCAGTGGGTCGCCGAGCGACGCGGGCTTGGCCGCTTCCGTACGGAGCAGCCGCCTTACTCCATCCTGGATCGCGGCATCGAGCGGGACATGCTCCCCACCTGCCAGCGCTACGGCATGGGCGTCCTGGTTTGGAGTCCGCTCTCGAAGGGGATGCTCACGGGTCGCTATCGCAAGGGACAGCCGCTCCCCGACTCCCTGCGTGTCAAAGTCTTCCCCAAGCAAATGTCCGACGAGCGCAGTCTCGACGCGATCGAGCAGCTGATCCCGATCGCGCAGGGGGCGGGCCTGTCTTTGACTCATATGGCCCTTGGCTTCGTCATGGCGCATCCCGCCGTCACCTCGGCGATCCTTGGTCCCCGCACCCAACAGCAGCTCGATGACCTGCTGGCCGGCGCCGAAGTTCGGCTCAGCGATGACGTTCTGGATCAGATTGATCAAGTCGTGCCGCCGGGTGCCGATATCGGCGTGAACGAGGCGAATTACCAGCCGCCGGCAGTGAAGCAGGCAAGCCTGCGCCGGCGGCCGATTGCCGAGCGAAAAGCTGCCTGA
- a CDS encoding helix-turn-helix domain-containing protein produces the protein MMNEEADDQTGGSNRERPAERRPRADAQRNLDALLRAAKAVFAESGVDAPVREIAERAGVGVGTVYRHFPQRAGLVAAVCRQEMDACADAAPLLANENPPFEALMKWLQRYAAWVGTKRGLAKALHSGDPAFQALPAYFEQHLRPAFRTLFSSAVAAGVVRADVDPDDLLGAVASLCMSAHNSSADHAGRMVALLVDGLRYGCVAPTAQVAGRPRE, from the coding sequence ATGATGAACGAGGAAGCAGACGATCAGACCGGCGGTTCGAACCGCGAACGCCCAGCCGAGCGCCGCCCGCGCGCCGATGCGCAGCGCAATCTCGACGCGTTGCTTCGCGCGGCGAAGGCGGTGTTCGCCGAGTCGGGCGTGGACGCACCCGTCCGCGAAATCGCTGAGCGTGCCGGTGTCGGGGTAGGCACCGTCTATCGACATTTCCCGCAGCGCGCCGGCCTTGTCGCCGCGGTCTGCCGTCAGGAAATGGATGCCTGCGCCGACGCGGCGCCGCTTCTGGCGAACGAGAACCCGCCGTTCGAGGCATTGATGAAATGGTTGCAGCGATACGCGGCCTGGGTTGGAACGAAGCGTGGGCTCGCAAAGGCGTTGCATTCAGGCGATCCGGCATTCCAAGCCCTGCCCGCATATTTCGAGCAGCACCTGCGGCCTGCCTTCCGGACGCTCTTCTCGTCCGCCGTCGCCGCCGGCGTGGTTCGGGCGGACGTCGATCCTGACGACCTTCTTGGCGCGGTTGCGAGCCTGTGCATGTCTGCGCACAATAGCTCGGCTGATCACGCGGGACGCATGGTAGCGCTTCTTGTGGACGGACTGCGCTATGGATGCGTCGCGCCAACGGCGCAGGTGGCCGGTCGGCCGCGGGAGTGA
- a CDS encoding peptidase domain-containing ABC transporter: MAAARHHGLDLDPRDFAREPGEDTPSPATLARWLTEQGAVARGMRLTWPHLIRLHNTPPIVLMFRDGAAALMVRADPARGLVWLRDPMAAASDSPVPVDETHLSQLWTGDVLLVKRARDATEADAPVNAAWMLRMVLRERGLLRDILLASVILSVLAVFPALLVMQVIDRVVNYASMATLFSITALMVILSGYEMLLSHARRELTLVLTTRIDTRISLHAFNRLLSLPLDFFEREQGGQVIGRVMAIFKVRDFLTGRLLSTFLDLFTLIVILPVLFYLSATLAWITLAAAALIGLIVLVFMRPMTRLYGRVIGAEMARNSVMHESVAGIRTIKTLALESARREEWDDRTAQVVRWRLAAGRLANWPATLSAPLDQFLNRGIMLVGAWLILTGHSGLAAGGLMGFMMLGGRVAAPLASLARLLENLNEVASSLSEAALVLNQPTETRALTTGMRPQIHGALSFGNVDFTYPGATVKALDDVSFAVPAGTMLGVVGRSGSGKSTITRLLQGVSRAYTGQLRLDGVDLRDINLTHLRRSCGVVLQDNFLFRGTIRDNITAGRPGLTMDDVARAARLAGADEFIERMPGGYDTWIEEGSTNISGGQRQRLAIARALIADPRLMILDEATSALDPESEALVNANLQRIARGRTMVIVSHRLSSLVHCDQILVMDRGAVVDIGPHAALLDRCALYRGLWMQQNRHAPVVARIPATAARAEGR; encoded by the coding sequence ATGGCGGCGGCGCGCCATCATGGGCTCGACCTCGACCCGCGCGATTTCGCCCGCGAGCCGGGGGAGGACACGCCCTCGCCCGCGACCCTGGCCCGCTGGCTGACCGAACAGGGCGCGGTGGCGCGGGGCATGCGGCTGACATGGCCGCATCTGATCCGGCTTCACAACACGCCGCCGATCGTCTTGATGTTTCGCGACGGCGCCGCGGCGCTGATGGTGCGCGCCGATCCCGCGCGCGGCCTGGTCTGGCTGCGCGATCCGATGGCGGCGGCGTCCGATTCCCCCGTTCCGGTCGATGAGACCCATCTTTCCCAGCTCTGGACCGGCGACGTGCTGCTGGTCAAGCGTGCGCGCGACGCGACCGAGGCCGACGCGCCGGTCAACGCCGCCTGGATGCTCCGCATGGTCCTGCGCGAGCGCGGGCTGCTGCGCGATATCCTGCTGGCTTCGGTCATCCTGAGCGTCCTGGCCGTCTTTCCGGCGCTTCTGGTCATGCAGGTCATCGACCGGGTGGTCAATTACGCGTCGATGGCGACCCTGTTCTCGATCACCGCGCTGATGGTGATCCTGTCCGGATATGAAATGCTGCTGTCCCATGCCCGGCGCGAACTCACGCTGGTGCTGACGACGCGCATCGACACGCGGATTTCGCTGCATGCCTTCAATCGGCTGCTGTCGCTGCCGCTGGATTTCTTCGAGCGCGAGCAGGGCGGCCAGGTCATCGGCCGCGTCATGGCCATCTTCAAGGTGCGCGACTTCCTGACCGGCCGGCTGCTCAGCACCTTCCTCGACCTGTTCACCCTGATCGTCATCCTGCCGGTGCTGTTCTATCTCAGCGCCACCCTGGCCTGGATCACGCTGGCCGCCGCCGCCCTGATCGGCCTGATCGTCCTGGTCTTCATGCGGCCGATGACCCGTCTCTATGGGCGCGTCATCGGGGCCGAGATGGCGCGTAACTCAGTCATGCACGAATCGGTCGCCGGGATCCGCACGATCAAGACCCTGGCCCTGGAATCCGCCCGGCGTGAGGAATGGGACGACCGCACGGCGCAGGTCGTGCGCTGGCGCCTGGCGGCCGGCCGGCTGGCCAACTGGCCCGCGACATTGTCCGCGCCGCTGGACCAGTTTCTCAATCGCGGCATCATGCTGGTCGGCGCGTGGCTGATCCTGACGGGCCATTCCGGGCTGGCCGCCGGCGGGCTGATGGGCTTCATGATGCTGGGCGGCCGCGTCGCCGCGCCGCTGGCCAGCCTGGCCCGCCTGCTGGAGAACCTCAACGAGGTCGCGTCCTCGCTGTCCGAGGCCGCGCTGGTCCTCAACCAGCCCACCGAAACCCGCGCGCTGACCACCGGCATGCGGCCGCAGATCCATGGCGCCCTGTCCTTCGGCAATGTCGATTTCACCTATCCCGGCGCGACGGTCAAGGCGCTGGACGATGTCAGCTTCGCGGTGCCGGCCGGCACCATGCTGGGCGTGGTCGGCCGCAGCGGCTCGGGCAAATCGACCATCACCCGGCTGCTGCAGGGCGTCAGCCGCGCCTATACCGGCCAGCTACGGCTGGACGGGGTCGATCTGCGCGACATCAACCTGACCCATCTGCGCCGGTCCTGCGGCGTGGTGCTGCAGGATAATTTCCTCTTCCGCGGCACGATCCGCGACAACATCACCGCCGGCCGTCCCGGCCTGACGATGGACGACGTCGCCCGCGCCGCCCGCCTGGCCGGAGCCGACGAATTCATCGAACGCATGCCCGGCGGCTATGATACGTGGATCGAGGAAGGATCGACCAATATTTCCGGCGGCCAGCGTCAGCGCCTGGCGATCGCCCGCGCCCTGATCGCCGACCCCAGGCTGATGATCCTGGACGAGGCCACCTCGGCCCTCGATCCGGAAAGCGAGGCCCTGGTCAACGCCAACCTGCAACGGATCGCCCGCGGGCGGACCATGGTCATCGTCTCGCACCGCCTGTCCTCGCTGGTCCATTGCGACCAGATCCTGGTGATGGATCGCGGCGCGGTGGTCGATATCGGGCCGCACGCGGCGCTGCTGGACCGCTGCGCGCTCTATCGCGGACTCTGGATGCAGCAGAACCGCCATGCGCCGGTCGTCGCGCGGATCCCCGCGACGGCCGCGCGGGCGGAGGGGCGCTGA
- a CDS encoding HlyD family type I secretion periplasmic adaptor subunit — protein sequence MSHSDATSPAAPLAAPLAAPLAANDPFSPRDLPPALLEFHSPSTALINLPPTASARHTTWVVVAMAVASFVAMGVFPLDRVVSAGGHLVSTDPTLVVQPFDTSIVRSIDVHEGDFVRKGQVLARLDPTISTAELENRRAQVASYAAEVARLTAEAEGRQYAPDPRNPASVQEAATFLRRRQEYQAKIQDYDHQIAGQQSALQGALANAAMYAARARVASSVLSMRRTLQRDQVGSRLSTLGAQNDLMEVERAQIAARQDAAGARDKISALTAQRAAVISDWSAATLQQLSEAEHHLFDARSDYAKAQLRGSLVELRADRDAVVLTIARISVGAVVNTADRMMTLVPVGSGLEMEAVLRGADAGFVRTGDKALLKFATFPYDQYGGADATVRTISADSFSAGADDQEQRGHDAAPAAADGQHMFYRVRLRIDRMTLRGVPSFFRPRPGMPATVDIKVGRRTILQYLFSRIAPLATEGMREP from the coding sequence ATGAGCCATTCCGACGCCACGTCTCCGGCAGCGCCCTTGGCGGCCCCCCTTGCCGCCCCCCTGGCGGCGAACGACCCGTTTTCGCCGCGCGACCTGCCGCCCGCGCTGCTGGAATTCCACTCGCCCAGCACCGCGCTGATCAACCTGCCGCCCACCGCGTCGGCCCGGCATACGACCTGGGTCGTCGTGGCCATGGCGGTGGCCAGCTTCGTCGCCATGGGCGTCTTTCCGCTCGACCGGGTCGTTTCCGCCGGTGGCCATCTGGTCTCGACCGATCCCACCCTGGTCGTCCAGCCCTTCGATACGTCGATCGTCCGCTCCATCGACGTGCATGAAGGCGATTTCGTGCGCAAGGGACAGGTGCTGGCGCGCCTGGACCCGACCATCAGCACCGCGGAGCTGGAGAATCGCCGCGCCCAGGTGGCCAGCTACGCGGCCGAGGTCGCGCGCCTGACGGCCGAGGCCGAGGGCCGCCAGTACGCCCCCGACCCGCGCAATCCCGCCTCGGTCCAGGAGGCGGCGACCTTCCTGCGCCGCCGGCAGGAATACCAGGCCAAGATCCAGGATTACGACCACCAGATCGCCGGCCAGCAAAGCGCGCTGCAGGGGGCGCTGGCCAATGCCGCCATGTATGCCGCCCGGGCGCGGGTCGCATCGAGCGTGCTGTCGATGCGGCGTACCCTGCAGCGCGACCAGGTGGGCAGCCGCCTGTCCACCCTCGGGGCGCAGAACGACCTGATGGAGGTCGAGCGTGCCCAGATCGCCGCCCGGCAGGACGCGGCGGGCGCGCGCGACAAGATCAGCGCGCTGACCGCCCAGCGCGCGGCGGTGATCAGCGACTGGAGCGCCGCGACCCTGCAGCAATTGTCCGAGGCCGAACATCACCTGTTCGACGCCCGCAGCGACTATGCCAAGGCGCAGTTGCGCGGCAGCCTGGTGGAACTGCGCGCCGACCGCGACGCGGTGGTGCTGACCATCGCCCGCATCTCGGTCGGCGCGGTGGTCAATACGGCGGACCGGATGATGACCCTGGTGCCGGTCGGCAGCGGGCTTGAGATGGAAGCCGTGCTGCGCGGCGCCGATGCCGGCTTCGTGCGCACCGGCGACAAGGCGCTGCTGAAATTCGCGACCTTTCCCTACGACCAGTATGGCGGCGCGGATGCCACCGTGCGCACGATCAGTGCCGACTCCTTCTCCGCCGGCGCCGACGACCAGGAGCAGCGCGGGCACGACGCCGCCCCGGCCGCCGCCGACGGCCAGCACATGTTCTATCGCGTGCGCCTGCGGATCGACCGCATGACACTGCGCGGCGTGCCGTCCTTCTTCAGGCCGCGCCCCGGCATGCCGGCGACGGTGGACATCAAGGTGGGACGGCGGACCATCCTGCAATATCTGTTCAGCCGCATCGCGCCGCTGGCCACCGAGGGCATGCGCGAACCATGA
- a CDS encoding SEL1-like repeat protein, translating to MTARAPFAALRRHVAARVSPQARCARAVALLAAGQAVKAAALFGRLAQSGHAEAQFRLARAYLDGTGVPRRVDEAARWMRRAAEGGWTEARFMLATLYLRGLPPDDDAPALPWAARAPAPPAAPDPRRALHWAHLAAQAGSADAQALVAHILADGPPDLRDPDAAPEWYRRAAAGGSAQGQLGWGLALLRAARDERDRAEAARMVRQAADQGMGSAFYVLGTLAERGEDAEPDPIRAAALYHQAAERNVPTAQFRYGLACLHGRGVARDVARAETWLRRAALAGETDAAALVGDLNAGHAGMAPNPVEAAAWYRRAAEAGHAGAACALGQMFLSGAGGVPDRAQATHWFQRAAASGHAQAMFCLGLLHDQAGDGPDDRRRALDLFRGAAERGFAPSQCMLGRYLARGLAGAADPAEARLWLHKAEQQGERQASVELSWLDRTESELMGAGG from the coding sequence ATGACGGCGCGCGCTCCATTCGCGGCGCTGCGCCGGCACGTCGCCGCGCGCGTCTCGCCCCAGGCGCGATGCGCGCGCGCCGTCGCGCTGCTGGCGGCCGGGCAGGCGGTAAAAGCCGCCGCCCTGTTCGGCCGGCTGGCGCAATCCGGCCATGCCGAAGCGCAGTTCCGGCTGGCGCGCGCCTATCTGGATGGTACCGGCGTGCCCCGCCGCGTGGACGAGGCCGCGCGCTGGATGCGCCGCGCGGCCGAAGGCGGCTGGACCGAGGCGCGTTTCATGCTCGCCACCCTGTATCTGCGCGGCCTGCCGCCGGATGACGACGCGCCCGCCCTGCCATGGGCCGCCCGCGCCCCTGCCCCGCCCGCCGCGCCGGACCCGCGCCGGGCGCTGCACTGGGCGCATCTGGCCGCCCAGGCCGGCTCGGCCGATGCCCAGGCGCTGGTTGCCCATATCCTGGCCGACGGGCCGCCGGACCTGCGCGATCCCGACGCCGCGCCGGAGTGGTACCGCCGCGCGGCGGCCGGCGGCAGCGCGCAGGGCCAACTGGGATGGGGGCTGGCCCTGCTGCGTGCCGCGCGCGACGAACGGGACCGCGCCGAGGCCGCCCGGATGGTGCGACAGGCCGCCGACCAGGGAATGGGCAGCGCCTTCTACGTGCTGGGCACGTTGGCCGAGCGCGGCGAGGACGCCGAGCCCGATCCGATCCGCGCCGCGGCGCTCTATCACCAGGCGGCGGAGCGGAACGTGCCGACCGCGCAGTTCCGCTATGGCCTGGCCTGCCTGCACGGGCGCGGCGTGGCGCGGGACGTCGCGCGCGCCGAAACCTGGCTGCGCCGCGCGGCCCTGGCGGGCGAGACCGATGCCGCCGCACTGGTCGGCGACCTGAATGCCGGCCACGCCGGCATGGCCCCGAACCCTGTCGAAGCCGCCGCCTGGTACCGCCGCGCGGCCGAAGCCGGCCATGCCGGCGCCGCCTGCGCGCTGGGGCAAATGTTTCTGTCCGGCGCCGGTGGCGTGCCCGACAGGGCGCAGGCCACGCACTGGTTCCAGCGCGCGGCCGCGTCGGGCCACGCACAGGCGATGTTCTGCCTCGGCCTGCTTCACGACCAGGCGGGGGACGGGCCGGACGATCGCCGGCGGGCCCTGGATTTGTTTCGCGGCGCGGCGGAACGGGGATTCGCGCCCTCGCAATGCATGCTCGGCCGATATCTGGCGCGGGGGCTGGCGGGTGCGGCCGACCCGGCGGAGGCCCGGCTGTGGCTGCACAAGGCCGAGCAGCAGGGGGAAAGGCAGGCCAGCGTGGAACTTTCCTGGTTGGATCGGACGGAGTCGGAATTGATGGGCGCGGGAGGCTGA